Proteins encoded within one genomic window of bacterium:
- a CDS encoding septum formation initiator family protein: MIKKTLWLCVVAYMFGLLWVSFFQNSVPQINSLRRQRDAWAQKVKERSADNLALARQIEGLETDFRYTEKKVREDLLLHKIDELVILVPDEWKQ; the protein is encoded by the coding sequence TTGATAAAAAAGACGCTGTGGCTCTGCGTTGTTGCCTATATGTTTGGGCTGTTGTGGGTCTCGTTCTTTCAGAATAGCGTCCCTCAAATAAACAGCCTGCGGAGGCAGCGAGATGCGTGGGCGCAGAAGGTTAAAGAGAGGTCTGCGGATAACCTCGCCTTAGCGAGGCAGATCGAAGGGCTTGAGACTGATTTTAGATACACGGAGAAGAAAGTCAGAGAAGACTTGCTGTTGCATAAAATTGATGAGCTGGTAATTCTAGTTCCGGATGAGTGGAAGCAGTAG